Proteins encoded by one window of Actinocorallia herbida:
- a CDS encoding FadR/GntR family transcriptional regulator: MTLPELERGSDVRPPKTGELVARRLRRMIVEGGLSDGDFLPHESSLMEHFGVSRPTLREAFRVLESEGLIELRRGSRTGARITVPGAEAVARPAGLLLQLGAATLSDVYVARSAIEPAAARLLALTGDEERYSALESALEDERQNLADPERFATGSAVFHLRLVELSGNQTLALMAGLIYEIIVRQTQRAVRANPPVDGEVREDYHRALRAYEKLIKLVRLGRADEAERFWRKHLELADELVLAGEEATRVLDVLD, encoded by the coding sequence GTGACACTGCCCGAACTGGAGCGCGGCTCCGATGTCCGGCCGCCGAAGACAGGCGAGCTGGTCGCACGGCGGCTGCGCCGGATGATCGTGGAAGGCGGACTGTCGGACGGGGACTTCCTCCCCCACGAGTCATCACTGATGGAACACTTCGGTGTCTCCCGGCCCACCCTGCGCGAGGCGTTCCGCGTTCTGGAGTCGGAGGGCCTGATCGAGCTGCGCCGCGGCTCCCGCACGGGGGCACGGATCACTGTGCCCGGTGCCGAGGCCGTCGCGCGGCCCGCGGGCCTGCTGCTCCAGCTCGGCGCCGCCACCCTGTCCGACGTGTACGTGGCGAGGAGCGCCATCGAGCCCGCCGCCGCACGTCTACTCGCCCTGACCGGTGACGAGGAGCGGTACTCGGCACTGGAGAGCGCGCTGGAGGACGAGCGCCAGAACCTCGCCGACCCGGAGCGCTTCGCCACTGGCTCCGCCGTCTTCCACCTGCGCCTCGTCGAGCTGTCGGGCAACCAGACGCTAGCGCTCATGGCGGGCCTGATCTACGAGATCATCGTGCGGCAGACCCAGCGGGCCGTCCGGGCCAACCCTCCGGTCGACGGCGAGGTCCGCGAGGACTATCACCGCGCCCTGCGCGCCTACGAGAAACTGATCAAGCTGGTCCGGCTGGGCCGGGCCGACGAGGCCGAACGCTTCTGGCGCAAGCACCTCGAACTCGCTGACGAACTCGTCCTCGCCGGCGAAGAGGCCACCCGCGTTCTCGACGTCCTGGACTGA
- a CDS encoding acyl-CoA dehydrogenase family protein has product MNPDWLTRLREFLAAHSGRPPRGKKERLAWARAFHADLTDAGLAAPGWPVDAGGMGLELADQLAYHREMTRARAPKHPCGLSFIVAPTLIKHGTPEQRERFLRPILRADELWCQGFSEPGAGSDLTALATRAVRDGDEYVVTGQKVWTSMGDQADWMFALVRTGEPGPAGISYLLIPMDAPGITVRPLRDITGGAHFAEVFLDEVRVPVANLVGEENGGWAIARTSLGHERATAFLADEFRYRRIVDELLALAGTTGAADDAVVRQSLARIEEGARILAANSRRALDTVLDGGDPGAAASVNRLVKSEFEQLLHEVALRVVGPDAVLGSAAAEAPEHGRWTYGYLMTRSSTIGAGTAEIQRNTIAEKVLGLPSHRGGA; this is encoded by the coding sequence GTGAATCCGGATTGGCTGACACGACTGCGGGAGTTCCTCGCCGCGCACTCCGGCAGGCCCCCGCGCGGCAAGAAGGAGCGCCTGGCCTGGGCGCGTGCATTCCACGCGGACCTCACCGACGCGGGACTGGCCGCCCCCGGCTGGCCCGTCGACGCGGGCGGGATGGGGCTGGAGCTTGCCGACCAGCTCGCCTACCACCGCGAGATGACGCGGGCGCGCGCTCCCAAGCACCCGTGCGGGCTGTCCTTCATCGTCGCGCCGACGCTCATCAAGCACGGCACACCCGAGCAGCGCGAGCGGTTCCTGCGCCCGATCCTGCGGGCCGACGAGCTGTGGTGCCAGGGCTTCTCCGAGCCCGGCGCCGGCAGCGACCTGACGGCCCTGGCCACCCGCGCCGTGCGCGACGGCGACGAGTACGTCGTCACCGGGCAGAAGGTCTGGACGTCGATGGGCGACCAGGCCGACTGGATGTTCGCTCTCGTCCGCACCGGCGAGCCCGGTCCGGCCGGGATCAGCTATCTGCTGATCCCCATGGACGCCCCCGGCATCACCGTCCGGCCGCTGCGCGACATCACCGGCGGCGCCCACTTCGCCGAGGTGTTCCTCGACGAGGTCCGCGTCCCCGTCGCCAACCTCGTGGGGGAGGAGAACGGTGGCTGGGCGATCGCCCGCACCAGCCTCGGCCACGAGCGGGCCACCGCGTTCCTCGCCGACGAGTTCCGCTACCGCAGGATCGTCGACGAACTCCTCGCGCTCGCGGGCACGACCGGAGCCGCCGACGACGCCGTCGTCCGGCAGTCCCTCGCCCGGATCGAGGAGGGGGCGCGCATCCTGGCCGCCAACAGCCGCCGCGCGCTCGATACCGTGCTCGACGGCGGTGACCCGGGCGCCGCGGCGTCGGTGAACCGCCTGGTGAAGTCCGAGTTCGAGCAGCTCCTGCACGAGGTCGCGCTGCGCGTGGTCGGCCCAGACGCCGTCCTCGGCAGCGCCGCCGCCGAAGCACCCGAACACGGCCGCTGGACGTACGGCTACCTCATGACGCGCTCGTCCACGATCGGCGCGGGCACCGCCGAGATCCAGCGCAACACCATCGCCGAGAAGGTCCTCGGCCTGCCCTCGCACCGGGGAGGTGCCTGA
- a CDS encoding class I adenylate-forming enzyme family protein, whose product MSASITEAHWLPGQVAALDGTAPETPVLEFHESWTTWGDLAAIGAAVEAELVRLGLGRGARVGVVLENRPESVAVLRLTLSSERCLTSFNPLQPAERLSADVLRTEAPVVFASAEVWTLPGFAEAVATVGGAGFTLDGVKVAPVDLPDVPERGEPRSVAPGVAVELTTSGTTGTPKRIPLTYRQIESALGSADGHMAAGGGDRAPFTGGIGLLTTPMVHIGGLWSVLHALVQARRLSMLERFTVDGWRDMVRRHRPKVSGLPPAAIRAVLDAEVPAEELESLVAINAGAAPLRPELADAFQDRYGIAILIVYGATEFSGGVAGWSLRDHRTWWKDKKGSVGRPFPGVELRVVGDDGAALPAGEQGVLEIKTPQAGGDGDWIRTSDLARIDADGFLFLVGRADDVIIRGGFKVRPATVVEIMERHPAVAEAAVAPLADARLGQVPVVAFETTRGMETPAEDELRAWCRQGLMPYEVPTRFLPVEALPRSVSQKVDRAGLLALFHPEQP is encoded by the coding sequence TTGTCCGCATCGATCACAGAAGCCCACTGGCTTCCGGGACAGGTGGCCGCGCTCGACGGCACGGCCCCCGAGACCCCCGTCCTCGAATTCCACGAAAGCTGGACCACTTGGGGCGACCTCGCGGCGATCGGCGCGGCCGTGGAGGCCGAACTGGTCCGCCTCGGCCTCGGCCGGGGCGCCCGTGTGGGCGTCGTCCTGGAGAACCGGCCCGAGTCGGTCGCCGTTCTGCGGCTGACCCTCTCCTCCGAGCGCTGCCTGACCTCGTTCAACCCGCTCCAGCCCGCCGAGCGGCTCAGCGCCGACGTGCTGCGCACCGAGGCCCCGGTCGTCTTCGCCTCGGCCGAGGTGTGGACCCTCCCCGGCTTCGCCGAGGCCGTCGCGACCGTGGGCGGTGCGGGCTTCACGCTCGACGGCGTGAAGGTCGCGCCGGTGGACCTGCCGGACGTGCCGGAACGGGGCGAGCCCCGATCGGTGGCGCCCGGGGTCGCGGTGGAGCTCACCACCTCGGGCACCACCGGCACGCCCAAGCGGATCCCGCTGACCTACCGGCAGATCGAGTCGGCCCTCGGCTCCGCGGACGGCCACATGGCCGCGGGCGGAGGCGACCGGGCGCCGTTCACCGGCGGGATCGGCCTGCTCACGACCCCGATGGTGCACATCGGCGGCCTGTGGTCGGTGCTCCACGCCCTGGTGCAGGCGCGCCGCCTGAGCATGCTGGAGCGGTTCACGGTGGACGGATGGCGGGACATGGTCCGGCGCCACCGGCCGAAGGTCTCGGGTCTGCCGCCCGCGGCCATCCGCGCCGTGCTCGACGCCGAAGTGCCCGCCGAGGAACTCGAAAGCCTCGTCGCCATCAACGCCGGGGCCGCGCCGCTGCGCCCCGAGCTCGCGGACGCGTTCCAGGACCGCTACGGCATCGCGATCCTCATCGTCTACGGCGCCACCGAGTTCTCCGGCGGCGTCGCCGGCTGGTCGCTGCGCGACCACCGGACCTGGTGGAAGGACAAGAAGGGCAGCGTCGGCCGTCCCTTCCCGGGGGTGGAGCTGCGCGTCGTCGGCGACGACGGAGCCGCGCTGCCCGCGGGCGAACAAGGCGTGCTGGAGATCAAGACGCCGCAGGCCGGCGGCGACGGCGACTGGATCCGCACCAGCGACCTCGCCCGGATCGACGCCGACGGCTTCCTGTTCCTGGTCGGCCGGGCCGACGACGTCATCATCCGCGGCGGGTTCAAGGTCAGGCCCGCGACCGTCGTCGAGATCATGGAGCGGCACCCCGCGGTCGCCGAGGCCGCGGTCGCGCCGCTGGCCGACGCCCGCCTGGGCCAGGTCCCTGTGGTCGCCTTCGAGACCACCCGCGGCATGGAGACGCCCGCGGAAGACGAGCTGCGCGCCTGGTGCCGCCAGGGGCTGATGCCCTACGAGGTTCCCACCCGTTTCCTTCCGGTCGAGGCGTTGCCGCGCAGCGTCTCGCAGAAGGTCGACAGGGCCGGCCTGCTCGCCCTGTTCCACCCCGAACAGCCCTGA
- a CDS encoding thiolase family protein — translation MRDAVIVEAVRTPVGRRNGGLSGVHPVDLSAHILTSLVERTGVAPELVDDVIWGCVQQVGEQANNIARNAVLTAGWPESVPGTSVDRQCGSSQQSVHFAAAGLVSGQYDVVVAGGVESMSRVPMGTSMIDANPYGDGFLQRYGIAMANQGVGAEIIAERWGLSRQRLDEFSLASHEKAAAAIDGGRFDAQIAPYTLPDGTVVAIDEGVRRGGTVEGLAKLKTVFKEDGVIHAGNSSQISDGAAGLLMMTSEKAAELGLTPIARVHTAVLAGDDPVAMLTAPIPATVKALKKSGLNPEEIGAYEVNEAFAPVPLAWLAEIGAPDKALNPNGGAIALGHPLGGSGARIMTTLVHHMRDNGIRYGLQTMCEGGGMANATIIELL, via the coding sequence ATGCGCGACGCCGTGATCGTCGAAGCCGTCCGCACCCCGGTGGGCCGCCGCAACGGCGGTCTGTCCGGAGTGCACCCCGTGGACCTGTCCGCCCACATCCTCACCTCCCTCGTCGAGCGGACCGGGGTCGCCCCCGAGCTCGTCGACGACGTCATCTGGGGCTGCGTCCAGCAGGTCGGCGAGCAGGCCAACAACATCGCGCGGAACGCGGTGCTGACGGCGGGCTGGCCCGAGTCCGTCCCCGGCACCTCGGTGGACCGCCAGTGCGGCTCGTCCCAGCAGTCGGTGCACTTCGCCGCCGCCGGTCTCGTGTCCGGCCAGTACGACGTCGTCGTCGCGGGCGGCGTGGAGAGCATGTCGCGGGTCCCGATGGGCACCTCCATGATCGACGCCAATCCCTACGGCGACGGGTTCCTCCAGCGCTACGGCATCGCCATGGCCAACCAGGGCGTCGGCGCCGAGATCATCGCGGAGCGCTGGGGCCTCAGCCGGCAGCGGCTCGACGAGTTCTCGCTCGCCTCGCACGAGAAGGCCGCCGCCGCCATCGACGGCGGGCGCTTCGACGCTCAGATCGCCCCGTACACGCTGCCCGACGGCACCGTCGTCGCGATCGACGAGGGCGTCCGGCGCGGCGGGACCGTCGAGGGCCTCGCCAAGCTCAAGACCGTCTTCAAGGAGGACGGCGTCATCCACGCGGGCAACAGCTCGCAGATCAGCGACGGCGCTGCGGGCCTGCTCATGATGACCTCGGAGAAGGCCGCCGAACTCGGCCTCACCCCGATCGCCCGTGTCCACACCGCGGTCCTGGCCGGTGACGACCCCGTCGCCATGCTCACCGCCCCGATCCCCGCCACGGTCAAGGCCCTGAAGAAGAGCGGCCTCAACCCCGAGGAGATCGGCGCCTACGAGGTCAACGAGGCGTTCGCGCCCGTGCCGCTCGCCTGGCTCGCCGAGATCGGCGCCCCCGACAAGGCGCTCAACCCGAACGGCGGCGCGATCGCGCTCGGCCACCCGCTGGGCGGCAGCGGCGCGCGCATCATGACGACCCTCGTGCACCACATGCGCGACAACGGCATCCGCTACGGCCTCCAGACGATGTGCGAGGGCGGCGGCATGGCCAACGCCACCATCATCGAGCTGCTCTGA
- a CDS encoding 2,3-butanediol dehydrogenase, translating to MRALRLHGPRDLRLEEVPDRDLRPGTVRVRIEWAGICGSDLHFYEEPPYPPEYAHPVTAETGPHVIGHEFSGVVTECAPDVTGVSPGMPVVVEPTLFDGTCAACLRGETNLCENAGFIGINGWGGGMSENVVVPAHRVHVLPEGVTTEAAALIEPLAVAWHAVRRSGLRPGETVAVIGAGPIGLGVLMAAKAQGAGLAIVSEPNPARRAAAQAQGADVVVDPLSDDLLAITRYVTNSAGVDASFESSGAGKPALDGLLGVLRKGGRSVLVAPHRPLEFNPGTLLFESSMTGSMAYRGDDFPQVIAAIADGRLRPEALISDRIPLERAVTDGFEALLGAPDQHVKILVQPGKTA from the coding sequence ATGCGCGCACTGCGTCTCCACGGCCCTCGAGATCTTCGCCTTGAGGAGGTCCCCGACCGGGACCTGCGTCCGGGGACCGTCCGGGTGAGGATCGAGTGGGCCGGGATCTGCGGATCCGACCTCCACTTCTACGAGGAGCCGCCGTACCCGCCGGAGTATGCACACCCTGTGACGGCGGAGACCGGGCCCCACGTCATCGGCCACGAGTTCTCCGGCGTCGTGACCGAGTGCGCGCCGGACGTCACCGGTGTCTCACCGGGCATGCCAGTCGTTGTTGAGCCGACGCTCTTCGACGGAACGTGCGCCGCCTGCCTGCGCGGGGAGACGAACCTCTGCGAGAACGCAGGCTTCATCGGCATCAACGGATGGGGCGGCGGGATGTCCGAGAACGTGGTCGTGCCCGCCCACCGCGTCCACGTCCTCCCGGAAGGCGTGACGACCGAGGCCGCGGCGCTCATAGAGCCGCTCGCGGTCGCCTGGCATGCGGTTCGCCGCTCGGGCCTCCGTCCCGGCGAGACCGTGGCCGTCATCGGCGCGGGCCCGATCGGACTCGGCGTCCTCATGGCGGCCAAGGCCCAGGGCGCCGGACTCGCCATCGTCAGCGAGCCCAACCCCGCCCGCCGGGCGGCGGCGCAGGCCCAGGGCGCGGATGTGGTCGTCGACCCCCTGTCGGACGACCTTCTCGCCATCACCCGCTACGTGACGAACAGCGCGGGCGTCGACGCCTCGTTCGAGTCGTCCGGCGCGGGCAAGCCCGCACTCGACGGCCTGCTCGGCGTCCTGCGCAAGGGAGGCCGCTCGGTCCTCGTCGCCCCGCACCGCCCGCTGGAGTTCAACCCCGGCACGCTCCTGTTCGAGTCCTCGATGACCGGGAGCATGGCCTACCGGGGCGACGACTTCCCCCAGGTGATCGCCGCCATCGCCGACGGCCGCCTCCGGCCCGAAGCCCTCATCTCGGACCGCATCCCGCTGGAGCGGGCCGTCACTGACGGCTTCGAGGCCCTCCTCGGCGCCCCGGACCAGCACGTCAAGATTCTCGTCCAGCCCGGAAAGACCGCTTGA
- a CDS encoding acyl-CoA dehydrogenase family protein has protein sequence MSGLEDELRDTVSALLRKRCTPEAVAALADGPEPYDRALWAELAEMGLPGLAVPEALGGAGLGLSAAVVVQEELGRSIAPAPTVSLAAVTAAAITAGSRGEAWIERLVSGETVAAVAAGRTPSGWTACDEVKAEREGDAWRLHGRVPVVAEALAADVLLVAVEGGDGLLLFLAAPAEVTPVDSLDPTRPLGTAVFDGPAELIAEGAGARTVLDAAERTALLLLAADAVGVAAAATDLAVDYAKTRHQFGRAIGSFQAVAHRCADMFVAVESARALVAAAASACDEDAPDAATAVALAAANALDAAVTATQGSVQVHGGMGFTWEHVSHRHLRRAKAAEALIAFPDRLRDRATTTLLNSK, from the coding sequence ATGTCCGGGCTGGAAGACGAACTGCGCGACACGGTTTCCGCGCTGCTGCGCAAGCGCTGCACGCCCGAGGCCGTCGCCGCCCTGGCCGACGGCCCCGAGCCCTACGACCGCGCCCTCTGGGCGGAGCTGGCGGAGATGGGCCTGCCCGGTCTCGCCGTTCCCGAGGCACTGGGCGGGGCGGGCCTCGGGCTGTCGGCCGCCGTCGTGGTCCAGGAGGAACTGGGCCGCAGCATCGCCCCGGCGCCCACGGTGTCCCTGGCCGCGGTCACCGCCGCCGCCATCACCGCGGGTTCGCGGGGAGAGGCGTGGATCGAGCGCCTGGTGAGCGGCGAGACGGTCGCCGCCGTCGCCGCGGGCCGTACCCCGTCGGGCTGGACGGCCTGTGACGAGGTGAAGGCCGAGCGCGAAGGCGACGCCTGGAGGCTGCACGGCCGAGTCCCCGTCGTCGCCGAGGCGCTCGCAGCCGACGTTCTGCTCGTCGCCGTCGAAGGCGGTGACGGCCTGCTGCTCTTCCTGGCCGCGCCCGCCGAGGTCACCCCCGTCGACTCCCTCGACCCCACCCGCCCGCTCGGCACAGCGGTCTTCGACGGCCCGGCCGAGCTGATCGCCGAAGGCGCGGGGGCCCGCACTGTCCTCGACGCGGCCGAGCGGACCGCGCTGCTCCTGCTCGCCGCCGACGCCGTGGGCGTTGCCGCCGCCGCGACCGACCTGGCCGTCGACTACGCCAAGACCCGGCATCAGTTCGGCCGGGCCATTGGCTCCTTCCAGGCCGTCGCGCACCGCTGCGCGGACATGTTCGTCGCCGTCGAGTCCGCCCGCGCGCTCGTCGCCGCGGCGGCGTCGGCCTGCGACGAGGATGCCCCCGACGCCGCGACCGCCGTCGCCCTGGCCGCCGCCAACGCCCTGGACGCCGCGGTCACCGCGACCCAGGGCAGCGTCCAGGTCCACGGCGGGATGGGCTTCACCTGGGAGCACGTCTCCCACCGGCACCTGCGCCGCGCCAAGGCCGCCGAGGCCCTCATCGCCTTCCCTGACAGGCTGCGCGACCGCGCCACCACGACTCTCCTGAACTCGAAATGA
- a CDS encoding acyl-CoA dehydrogenase family protein — translation MALIMSEEQEALVEAVRGWLADHTTLERAKAEDPILFALEDLAAPAALGLTGLLRDGGTHADLALVAEELGRAGSPLPLGQAALVCAALDELGLAPALADEIAEGRILAVPALPDPDGAPITAEQGPDGSLVLRGTAPFVVGGASAALFLVAAVGPEGIPVLALVEALAQRRTSIDLTRDIASVEFAATPVAAGRWHAADHTPITDAVALHLAADALGAASRLLDMTVRYVKERRQFGRVIGGFQAVKHHCAGMALDVESSRELLRYAAEEPGDRVRVASAVSYAKDACSRVAGMALQLHGGMGFTWEHDVHLFLRRVKADELLGGTPREHRERLVTLTV, via the coding sequence ATGGCGCTGATCATGAGCGAGGAGCAGGAGGCGCTCGTCGAGGCGGTGCGCGGCTGGCTCGCCGACCACACGACCCTTGAGCGGGCCAAGGCCGAGGACCCGATCCTGTTCGCCCTCGAAGACCTCGCGGCGCCCGCAGCCCTGGGCCTCACGGGACTCCTGCGGGACGGGGGCACGCACGCGGACCTCGCCCTGGTAGCCGAGGAGCTGGGCCGGGCGGGCTCCCCGCTTCCGCTGGGGCAGGCCGCGCTGGTCTGCGCCGCCCTAGACGAGCTCGGCCTCGCCCCCGCCCTGGCCGACGAGATCGCGGAAGGCCGGATCCTCGCGGTGCCCGCCCTGCCCGACCCCGACGGCGCACCGATCACCGCTGAGCAGGGCCCGGACGGGTCTCTCGTGCTGCGCGGCACCGCCCCGTTCGTCGTCGGCGGCGCCTCCGCCGCCTTGTTCCTGGTCGCCGCGGTCGGCCCTGAGGGAATCCCGGTCCTCGCTCTCGTGGAGGCCCTCGCGCAGCGGCGCACCTCGATCGACCTCACCCGCGACATCGCGAGCGTCGAGTTCGCGGCCACCCCGGTCGCCGCCGGCCGGTGGCACGCGGCCGATCACACCCCGATCACCGACGCCGTGGCGCTGCACCTCGCCGCCGACGCGCTCGGCGCGGCGAGCCGCCTGCTGGACATGACCGTCCGGTACGTCAAGGAGCGCCGCCAGTTCGGCCGGGTGATCGGTGGCTTCCAGGCGGTCAAGCATCACTGCGCCGGGATGGCTTTGGACGTCGAGTCCTCGCGGGAACTGCTGCGCTACGCGGCAGAGGAGCCTGGCGACCGGGTCCGGGTGGCGTCCGCCGTCTCCTACGCCAAGGACGCGTGTTCGCGTGTCGCGGGCATGGCGCTCCAGCTGCATGGCGGCATGGGCTTCACCTGGGAGCACGACGTGCACCTGTTCCTGCGCCGCGTGAAGGCCGATGAACTGCTCGGCGGAACCCCGCGCGAGCACCGCGAGCGACTCGTCACGCTGACGGTTTGA
- a CDS encoding MarR family winged helix-turn-helix transcriptional regulator produces MPDNAIPVIAYQTLLLGRHRHGPALRPGGGAALERSAVILLSRIQVQGPMSIRRLSEAFGLDASTVNRQANSMIRAGLLVRMPDPDAGMARLLRLTPEGARRLAEERAANARSLGRVLAAWTPEDTAVFAEFLTRFNQDIEALSGRPWPDPAAAPRT; encoded by the coding sequence GTGCCGGATAACGCGATCCCGGTGATCGCGTACCAGACGCTGCTGCTGGGCAGGCACCGTCATGGGCCCGCTCTCCGCCCCGGCGGCGGCGCGGCCCTGGAACGCAGCGCGGTCATCCTGCTGAGTCGCATACAGGTGCAGGGGCCCATGTCGATCAGGCGGTTGAGCGAGGCCTTCGGGCTGGACGCCTCCACCGTCAACCGACAGGCGAACAGCATGATCCGCGCGGGCCTCCTGGTGCGCATGCCCGACCCGGACGCCGGTATGGCCCGGCTGCTTCGGTTGACTCCAGAGGGGGCGCGCCGCCTCGCGGAGGAGCGCGCGGCGAATGCCCGCAGCCTTGGAAGGGTTCTCGCCGCGTGGACACCGGAGGACACGGCGGTGTTCGCCGAGTTCCTGACCCGGTTCAACCAGGATATCGAGGCGCTCTCCGGTCGGCCGTGGCCCGATCCGGCGGCGGCACCGCGGACCTGA
- a CDS encoding crotonase/enoyl-CoA hydratase family protein, translating into MSDAVLVEHVDGVAVITINRPEARNAVNRAVSIGVGEALEEFDARDDLTAAVLTGAGGTFCSGMDLKAFVAGENVVHPVRGLAGITSQPPRKPVIAAVEGYALAGGCEIVLACDLVVAAENAKFGIPEVKRGLVAGAGGLLRLPRRIPYSVAMRLALTGEFLTAPDAERYGLVTEVTAPGEALAKARELAALIAANAPMAVAATKEIIVGAGSWPADEAFTHQAKIIEPILTSEDAREGATAFAEKRPPVWRNR; encoded by the coding sequence ATGTCCGATGCGGTCCTGGTGGAACACGTCGACGGGGTCGCCGTCATCACGATCAACCGGCCGGAGGCCCGCAACGCGGTCAACCGCGCGGTCAGCATCGGCGTGGGCGAGGCACTGGAGGAGTTCGACGCCCGCGACGACCTGACCGCGGCGGTCCTCACCGGCGCGGGCGGCACCTTCTGCTCCGGCATGGACCTCAAGGCCTTCGTGGCCGGAGAGAATGTCGTCCACCCGGTGCGAGGCCTCGCTGGCATCACCTCCCAGCCGCCGCGCAAGCCCGTCATCGCGGCCGTCGAAGGCTACGCCCTGGCCGGAGGCTGCGAGATCGTCCTTGCCTGCGACCTCGTCGTCGCCGCCGAGAACGCGAAGTTCGGCATCCCCGAGGTCAAGCGCGGCCTTGTGGCGGGCGCGGGCGGCCTGCTGCGCCTCCCCCGCCGCATCCCCTACTCGGTCGCGATGCGGCTCGCCCTCACCGGCGAGTTCCTCACCGCCCCCGACGCCGAGCGCTACGGCCTCGTCACCGAGGTCACCGCCCCCGGCGAGGCCCTGGCGAAGGCCCGCGAACTGGCCGCCCTCATCGCCGCCAACGCCCCAATGGCCGTCGCCGCCACCAAGGAGATCATCGTCGGCGCCGGCTCCTGGCCCGCCGACGAGGCATTCACTCACCAGGCCAAGATCATCGAGCCCATCCTCACCAGCGAGGACGCCCGCGAAGGCGCCACCGCCTTCGCCGAGAAGCGCCCCCCGGTCTGGCGCAACCGCTGA